Proteins from one Fragaria vesca subsp. vesca linkage group LG6, FraVesHawaii_1.0, whole genome shotgun sequence genomic window:
- the LOC101299505 gene encoding calcium-dependent protein kinase 8-like, producing the protein MGNCCVTPPQTGSPLKNKKNKPNPFAIDYVVANGGKLSVLKNPNGTEIEQTYELGRELGRGEFGITYLCTDKATNENYACKSISKQKLRTAVDIEDVRREVEIMKHLPKHPNIVSLKDTYEDDNAVHLVMELCEGGELFDRIVSRGHYTERAAAAVTKTIVEVVQMCHKHGVMHRDLKPENFLFANKKETSPLKAIDFGLSVFFKPGERFSEIVGSPYYMAPEVLRRNYGPEVDVWSAGVILYILLCGVPPFWAETEQGVAQAIIRSVVDFKRDPWPKVSDNAKDLVKKMLDPDPKRRLTAQQVLDHTWLQNAKRAPNVSLGETVRARLKQFSVMNKLKKSALKVIAEHLSQEEVAGIQEGFKIMDTSNKGKINIDELRVGLHKLGHQIPDADVHILMEAGDVDNDGYLDYGEFVAISVHLKRMGNDDEHLRKAFDFFDQNKSGFIEVEELRTALATEVDDHVEDVISAIISDVDTDKDGKISYEEFATMMKAGTDWRKASRQYSRERFNSLSLKLMRDGSLEGKTESK; encoded by the exons ATGGGTAATTGCTGTGTCACCCCACCCCAGACGGGTTCGCCGTTAAAGAACAAGAAGAATAAGCCAAACCCGTTTGCGATAGACTACGTTGTCGCCAATGGCGGCAAGCTCTCCGTTTTGAAGAACCCAAACGGCACTGAAATCGAGCAGACTTACGAGCTGGGCCGCGAGCTCGGCCGCGGAGAGTTCGGGATTACGTATCTGTGTACTGACAAGGCCACCAACGAGAACTACGCTTGCAAATCGATATCGAAGCAGAAACTGAGGACGGCTGTGGATATTGAAGATGTGAGGAGGGAAGTTGAGATCATGAAGCACTTGCCTAAGCATCCCAATATTGTGAGCTTGAAAGATACTTACGAGGATGATAATGCCGTCCATCTTGTTATGGAGCTCTGTGAGGGCGGTGAGCTTTTTGATCGGATCGTGTCTAGGGGACATTACACTGAGCGTGCTGCTGCTGCTGTCACTAAGACTATTGTGGAAGTTGTTCAG ATGTGCCACAAGCATGGTGTGATGCACCGGGATCTTAAACCTGAGAACTTTTTGTTTGCAAACAAGAAAGAAACATCGCCCTTGAAGGCAATTGATTTTGGGTTGTCAGTGTTCTTTAAGCCTG GTGAAAGATTCAGTGAAATTGTTGGAAGTCCATACTACATGGCTCCTGAGGTGCTAAGGCGCAATTATGGTCCTGAAGTTGATGTGTGGAGTGCTGGAGTTATACTTTACATCTTACTTTGTGGTGTTCCACCTTTCTGGGCAG AAACTGAACAGGGAGTTGCACAAGCAATTATACGGTCTGTTGTAGATTTTAAGAGGGACCCCTGGCCTAAGGTTTCTGATAATGCAAAAGACCTTGTGAAAAAGATGCTTGATCCTGACCCAAAGCGGAGGCTTACAGCTCAGCAAGTTCTAG ATCATACTTGGTTGCAAAATGCAAAGAGAGCTCCAAATGTTTCTTTAGGTGAAACAGTGAGAGCAAGGCTCAAGCAGTTCTCTGTAATGAACAAGCTTAAGAAAAGCGCACTGAAG GTCATAGCTGAGCATTTGTCACAGGAGGAAGTTGCTGGCATACAAGAGGGATTTAAGATCATGGATACTAGCAATAAGGGCAAGATTAACATTGATGAGCTAAGAGTTGGGTTACATAAACTAGGCCATCAGATTCCTGATGCTGATGTTCATATCCTAATGGAAGCT GGTGATGTAGATAATGATGGGTATCTGGACTATGGGGAGTTTGTTGCCATTTCTGTTCACCTAAAAAGGATGGGCAATGATGATGAGCACCTTCGCAAAGCTTTTGACTTCTTTGATCAAAACAAAAGTGGGTTCATTGAAGTCGAGGAGTTGCGAACTGCCTTGGCTACTGAAGTTGATGACCACGTTGAAGATGTTATTAGTGCCATTATCAGTGACGTGGATACAGACAAG GATGGAAAAATAAGTTACGAGGAGTTTGCCACCATGATGAAGGCCGGCACAGATTGGAGAAAAGCCTCAAGGCAGTATTCACGAGAGCGGTTCAATAGTCTCAGTTTGAAATTGATGAGGGATGGATCATTGGAAGGTAAAACCGAGAGCAAATGA
- the LOC101299216 gene encoding probable galactinol--sucrose galactosyltransferase 2-like yields the protein MTVTPNISINDGNLVVHGKTILTGVPENIVLTPGSGVGLVAGTFIGATASHSKSLHVFPVGALEGHRFMCLFRFKLWWMTQRMGSCGKEVPLETQFMLVETKADGEGGDDIYTVFLPLLEGQFRSALQGNERNELEICLESGDSDVQTNQGLCLVYVHAGTNPFEVITQAVKAVEKHMQTFVHREKKKLPSFLDWFGWCTWDAFYTDVTAEGVEEGLKSLNEGGTPPRFLIVDDGWQQIESKPKDSNVVVQEGAQFASRLTGIKENEKFQKNGHSEQVSGLKHVVDQAKQHHNVKFVYVWHALVGYWGGVKPAASGMEHYDTFLAYPVSSPGVMGNQPDIVMDSLSVHGLGLVHPKKVFNFYNELHAYLASCGVDGVKVDVQNIIETLGSGHGGRVSLTRSYHQALEASVARNFPDNGCISCMCHNTDGLYSSKQTAVVRASDDFYPRDPASHTIHISSVAYNTLFLGEFMQPDWDMFHSLHPAADYHGAARSIGGCAIYVSDKPGNHNFDLLRKLVLPDGSVLRAKLPGRPTRDSLFADPARDGTSLLKIWNVNKCSGVVGVFNCQGAGWCKVEKKTRIHDTSPGTLTGSVRAIDVDVLAQIAGDDWSGETVVYAHKSGEVFRLPKDVSVPVTLKVLEYELFHFCPLKEVMPNISFAPIGLLDMFNSSGAVEEVVIHLASDKKSELFDEVPSEFTTSLAENRSSTATIAIKTRGCGRFGAYSSQLPLKCTIDKAETEFEYDSATGLLTVTIPIQTEEMYKWLVEIHV from the exons ATGACTGTCACTCCAAACATTTCCATTAACGATGGAAACCTGGTGGTTCACGGAAAGACCATCTTGACAGGAGTGCCGGAAAACATTGTGCTCACTCCGGGATCTGGTGTCGGCCTCGTTGCCGGGACCTTCATTGGTGCCACGGCCTCTCACAGCAAGAGCCTCCATGTCTTCCCCGTCGGTGCTCTAGA GGGTCACCGGTTCATGTGCTTATTCCGGTTTAAGCTATGGTGGATGACTCAGAGAATGGGGTCATGTGGCAAAGAAGTTCCACTGGAGACCCAATTCATGCTTGTGGAGACCAAGGCTGATGGTGAAGGAGGTGATGACATCTACACCGTGTTCCTTCCTCTGCTGGAGGGCCAGTTCCGGTCAGCTCTCCAAGGGAACGAGAGGAATGAACTGGAGATTTGCCTTGAGAGTG GAGATTCTGATGTTCAGACCAATCAAGGTCTTTGCCTTGTTTACGTGCATGCTGGAACTAATCCATTTGAAGTCATCACCCAGGCTGTAAA GGCTGTAGAAAAACATATGCAGACCTTTGTCCACCGTGAGAAGAAGAAG TTGCCTTCTTTCCTTGACTGGTTTGGCTGGTGTACTTGGGATGCCTTCTATACCGATGTCACAGCTGAGGGTGTTGAGGAGGGTCTGAAGAG CTTGAATGAGGGAGGGACACCTCCACGATTTCTAATCGTGGATGATGGTTGGCAACAAATTGAAAGTAAACCCAAGGACAGTAATGTTGTAGTACAAGAAGGAGCACA GTTTGCAAGTAGGCTTACAGGAATAAAGGAGAACGAAAAATTCCAAAAGAATGGTCACAGTGAGCAAGTCTCAGGCCTGAAGCATGTTGTTGATCAAGCAAAACAGCATCATAATGTGAA GTTTGTATATGTATGGCATGCCTTAGTGGGTTACTGGGGTGGAGTGAAACCAGCTGCTTCTGGCATGGAGCATTATGACACTTTTTTGGCATATCCAGTCTCATCTCCTGGTGTGATGGGAAACCAACCTGACATAGTTATGGACAGCTTATCTGTTCACGGTCTTGGTTTAGTGCACCCGAAGAAAGTTTTCAATTTCTACAATGAGCTTCATGCGTACTTGGCTTCCTGTGGAGTGGATGGAGTTAAGGTTGATGTACAAAACATCATTGAGACTCTTGGGTCTGGTCATGGTGGCAGAGTTTCTCTTACCCGAAGCTATCACCAGGCACTTGAGGCTTCGGTTGCTCGGAACTTTCCTGACAACGGATGCATTTCTTGCATGTGTCATAACACTGATGGGCTATACAGTTCCAAGCAGACTGCTGTTGTGAGAGCCTCTGATGACTTCTACCCACGAGATCCTGCTTCTCACACGATTCATATATCTTCTGTGGCTTATAACACCCTTTTCCTTGGAGAGTTTATGCAACCAGACTGGGATATGTTTCAT AGTTTACATCCAGCAGCGGATTATCATGGTGCAGCTCGTTCTATTGGTGGGTGTGCAATTTATGTCAG TGATAAACCTGGAAACCACAATTTTGATCTTCTGAGGAAGCTGGTCTTGCCTGATGGATCTGTCCTCCGTGCCAAATTACCTGGTAGGCCAACACGTGATAGTCTCTTTGCTGACCCAGCAAGAGATGGAACCAG CTTGCTCAAGATATGGAATGTGAACAAGTGCTCTGGTGTTGTTGGTGTTTTCAACTGTCAAGGAGCTGGTTGGTGCAAGGTTGAAAAAAAGACACGCATCCATGATACATCTCCTGGTACCCTCACTGGTTCTGTTCGTGCCATTGATGTTGATGTTCTTGCCCAAATTGCTGGTGATGATTGGAGTGGAGAAACAGTAGTTTACGCCCATAAGTCAG GAGAGGTGTTTCGTTTACCAAAAGATGTTTCAGTGCCAGTGACTCTTAAAGTTCTAGAATATGAGCTCTTCCACTTCTGTCCTCTCAAG GAAGTCATGCCCAACATCTCATTTGCACCAATAGGCCTGCTGGACATGTTCAACTCCAGTGGTGCTGTGGAGGAGGTTGTAATCCATCTGGCCTCTGACAAGAAATCAGAGCTTTTTGATGAAGTTCCTTCAGAGTTTACCACTTCTCTTGCTGAGAATCGATCTTCAACTGCAACAATTGCCATTAAAACCCGAGGATGTGGAAGGTTTGGAGCTTACTCTTCTCAGCTTCCACTGAAGTGTACCATTGATAAAGCTGAGACAGAGTTTGAATATGACTCTGCAACTGGATTACTGACTGTTACCATTCCTATCCAGACAGAAGAGATGTACAAATGGCTAGTAGAAATCCATGTTTAA